From Theileria orientalis strain Shintoku DNA, chromosome 4, complete genome, the proteins below share one genomic window:
- a CDS encoding lipid-binding/transfer protein: MFQVVKNIISSVSIDPSSNSESTISDSDTTESDLALAMEGSLKLKENKEKEKHKDPGSKTDVPRKEVKHSAEKEDAPEKTHNEMNKSNNRSPRHGFKTKEETESKLNLDVPDSLPNQAVDEYLNEFLVSIVHRFYEHKTFDEYTKVRDYNFGKTKLELLNKFRDTSSNLKEFIVNGVIDVPMENLLALVMELSNRTMWDDTYLEHTMLSYDEPTKTDFIHSVSKYPFPLTKRTYTITRTCYSYGEDCLVILSSTTDKMQAPKKFKWATQVDQFESMLVVRNCEPELVNGEKKVTKSYMLATYFENPKVLLPNSYLNFIIGQLVPGILSKMVIASKKFNYEESVKYVKTMNLVPMPRSN; the protein is encoded by the coding sequence ATGTTCCAagtagtaaaaaatattatttccTCAGTATCAATTGATCCATCGTCGAACAGTGAATCTACTATATCAGATTCAGATACGACCGAAAGTGACCTTGCATTGGCAATGGAAGGCTCACTGAAGCTAAAAGAGAACAAAGAGAAAGAAAAACACAAGGATCCTGGCTCAAAAACAGATGTACCCCGAAAAGAGGTCAAACACTCAGCAGAAAAGGAGGATGCACCCgaaaaaacacacaacGAAATGAATAAATCCAACAATAGATCACCCAGGCATGgatttaaaactaaagAGGAGACGGAgtcaaaattaaatctggACGTCCCAGATTCGTTGCCTAATCAGGCAGTAGATGAGTACCTTAACGAGTTCCTGGTGAGCATCGTCCACAGGTTCTACGAACATAAAACGTTCGACGAGTACACAAAGGTACGCGACTACAACTTCGGAAAGACGAAGCTGGAGTTGCTGAATAAGTTCAGAGACACATCgtcgaacctgaaggagttcaTCGTAAACGGAGTGATAGACGTGCCGATGGAAAACCTGCTAGCACTGGTGATGGAATTGAGCAACAGAACCATGTGGGACGACACGTACCTGGAGCACACAATGCTGAGTTACGACGAACCGACGAAGACGGACTTTATACACTCGGTCTCAAAGTACCCGTTCCCGCTGACGAAGAGAACGTACACGATCACGAGAACCTGCTACAGCTACGGAGAAGACTGCCTAGTGATACTGAGCTCAACGACGGATAAGATGCAGGCGCCGAAGAAGTTCAAGTGGGCGACGCAAGTGGACCAGTTCGAGAGCATGCTGGTGGTCAGGAACTGCGAGCCCGAGCTGGTGAACGGAGAGAAGAAGGTGACGAAGTCGTACATGCTCGCGACGTACTTCGAGAACCCGAAGGTGCTGCTGCCGAACTCGTACTTAAATTTCATCATCGGGCAGCTGGTGCCAGGCATACTGTCAAAAATGGTTATCGCATCGAAGAAGTTTAACTACGAAGAGTcagtaaaatatgtaaagaCGATGAACTTGGTCCCAATGCCAAGAAGTAATTGA